A genomic window from Fibrobacterota bacterium includes:
- a CDS encoding sigma-54-dependent Fis family transcriptional regulator — translation MERLPVVEIWASVIDFDSWTLRPLAMANKAEGKAFGEDGPRTILPESARKALASIPLETVQRVDDSSADPLSRAVGRRYGAAGGALLNLRLSLDGHRVGGITLRSDSPGAFTAAHVALVEGLRAPFAVALSNFARHQEVKRLKELLAEDNRFLRKELLKQGGEDLVGIEGGLREVATQLRRVGQTNSPVLLLGETGTGKEILANFIHRHSDRVEGPLIKVNCGAIPENLIDSELFGHEKGAFTGALERKRGLFERADGGTLFLDEIGELPPLAQVRLLRALQERQIQRVGGQELVSVDVRIIAATHRDLPSMVGQGTFREDLWFRLGVFPVRIPPLRERKQDISALVQHFLSRRCRELGFGGPPRLRKTDLRNLERYPWPGNVRELQNVVERALILGGGQTLEFEFLNKGASLSGATGSSSSTLAESEAQCIRKALRSCKNRVEGPFGAALLLGIHPSTLRHRMRKLGIAFGRSELR, via the coding sequence ATGGAACGATTGCCTGTCGTGGAGATCTGGGCCTCTGTGATCGATTTCGATTCGTGGACCTTGCGACCGCTGGCGATGGCGAACAAGGCCGAGGGGAAGGCCTTCGGGGAGGACGGACCTCGCACGATCCTGCCCGAGTCTGCCCGCAAGGCGCTGGCCTCGATTCCCCTCGAAACGGTCCAACGGGTGGACGATTCTTCGGCAGACCCGCTCTCGAGGGCGGTGGGTCGCAGGTACGGTGCCGCAGGCGGGGCTTTGCTGAACCTTCGGCTCTCGCTGGATGGGCATCGCGTGGGCGGGATCACCTTGAGATCGGACTCGCCGGGGGCGTTCACGGCGGCTCACGTCGCGTTGGTCGAGGGGTTGCGCGCCCCGTTCGCCGTCGCCCTGTCGAATTTCGCTCGGCACCAGGAAGTGAAGCGCCTGAAGGAGCTCTTGGCGGAAGACAACAGGTTCTTGCGCAAGGAGCTTCTGAAGCAAGGCGGGGAGGATCTGGTGGGGATCGAAGGTGGGCTCCGGGAGGTCGCAACGCAGTTGCGACGGGTTGGCCAGACCAACAGCCCGGTGCTCCTCCTGGGGGAGACCGGCACCGGCAAGGAAATCCTCGCCAACTTCATCCATCGCCACAGCGATCGGGTGGAGGGGCCTCTGATCAAGGTCAATTGCGGCGCGATCCCCGAAAATCTGATCGACAGCGAATTGTTCGGGCATGAAAAAGGCGCGTTCACCGGCGCTTTGGAACGCAAGCGGGGTCTGTTCGAGCGCGCGGACGGGGGCACGCTCTTTTTGGATGAAATCGGAGAGCTTCCCCCGCTGGCCCAGGTGAGGCTGTTGCGGGCTTTGCAGGAACGGCAGATCCAAAGGGTGGGCGGGCAGGAGCTGGTCTCCGTCGATGTGCGGATCATCGCCGCCACCCACCGCGACTTGCCGTCCATGGTCGGCCAGGGAACGTTCCGGGAGGACCTGTGGTTCCGATTGGGTGTGTTCCCCGTCCGGATTCCCCCGTTGCGGGAGCGCAAGCAGGACATCTCCGCATTGGTCCAGCATTTTCTGTCGCGCCGATGTCGTGAGCTCGGGTTTGGTGGGCCGCCCCGGCTGCGCAAGACCGATCTTCGAAACCTCGAGCGCTACCCTTGGCCGGGGAATGTGCGCGAATTGCAAAACGTCGTGGAGAGAGCGCTGATCCTGGGCGGAGGACAAACCCTGGAATTCGAGTTCCTGAACAAGGGAGCGAGCCTCTCGGGCGCGACGGGATCGAGTTCGTCGACCCTCGCCGAGAGCGAAGCGCAATGCATTCGCAAAGCGTTGCGGTCTTGCAAGAATCGCGTGGAAGGCCCCTTCGGCGCGGCGCTCCTCCTGGGCATCCATCCCAGCACGCTACGGCACCGGATGCGGAAGCTGGGGATCGCGTTCGGTCGATCGGAACTTCGCTAG
- a CDS encoding VWA domain-containing protein codes for MNEPDVLRRWRLALGRPEGQDPSEGSLSELDLSMDRALSDLYDPAEGRTAGLGGSSPKVARWLGDIRRFFPSTVVRVLQQDALERLGLTRMLTEPELLSTLEPDVHLAARLVALGSAIPDRTRATAREVVRRVVEDIERRLGEPLRRSVRGSLLRGVRNRRPRPSEIDWNRTIRENLRNWQPDLSRLVVDHVTGHASKSKSLRDVILCLDQSGSMAASVVYAGVFGAVLASLPSLRTTVVAFDTQVVDLTESLQDPVDLLFGIQLGGGTDIDSALAYCQTRITNPTKSILVLVSDLYEGGNRDSMLRRAAHMVGSGVKVIALLALSDEGRPSYDHDTAQAFASLGIPAFACTPDRFPELMARAIEGRDLSDLATG; via the coding sequence GTGAACGAGCCCGATGTCCTGCGACGCTGGCGCCTGGCCCTAGGACGTCCTGAAGGACAAGATCCGTCCGAAGGATCGTTGTCCGAGCTCGATTTATCCATGGACCGGGCGCTTTCCGATCTGTACGATCCAGCCGAGGGCCGCACCGCCGGACTCGGGGGGAGCTCCCCGAAGGTGGCGCGTTGGCTGGGCGACATCCGTCGCTTCTTCCCGTCCACCGTGGTGCGCGTGCTGCAGCAGGACGCCTTGGAACGTCTGGGGCTGACGCGCATGCTCACCGAACCGGAACTGCTCTCCACCCTCGAACCCGATGTCCACTTGGCCGCGCGGCTGGTGGCCTTGGGTTCTGCCATCCCCGACCGCACCCGCGCCACCGCGCGCGAGGTGGTGCGCCGGGTGGTGGAGGACATCGAACGCCGTCTGGGCGAACCCCTGCGCCGCTCGGTGCGAGGCAGTTTGCTGCGCGGCGTGCGCAACCGCCGTCCAAGGCCCAGCGAGATCGACTGGAACCGGACCATCCGCGAGAATCTGCGCAACTGGCAGCCGGATCTATCGCGGCTGGTGGTGGACCACGTGACCGGCCACGCATCGAAGAGCAAATCCTTGCGCGATGTGATCCTGTGCCTGGACCAGAGCGGCTCGATGGCCGCCTCTGTGGTCTACGCGGGAGTGTTCGGTGCGGTGCTGGCCTCGCTGCCATCGCTTCGCACCACCGTCGTCGCCTTCGACACCCAGGTGGTCGACCTCACCGAGTCGTTGCAAGATCCGGTGGATCTGCTGTTCGGCATCCAGCTCGGCGGCGGCACCGACATCGACAGCGCCTTGGCCTACTGCCAGACCCGCATCACCAATCCCACCAAGTCCATCCTGGTGCTGGTCTCCGACCTCTACGAAGGCGGCAACCGCGACTCCATGCTGCGCCGCGCCGCACACATGGTGGGATCGGGCGTGAAGGTGATCGCACTGTTGGCGCTTTCCGACGAGGGCCGCCCCTCCTACGACCACGACACAGCCCAGGCCTTCGCCTCGTTGGGAATCCCCGCCTTCGCCTGCACACCCGATCGCTTCCCCGAGCTCATGGCACGCGCCATCGAGGGACGGGATTTGTCCGATCTGGCCACGGGGTGA
- a CDS encoding RNA polymerase sigma factor — MPSPAHRRFHEIATDLSPALTSYLRRFTGDPTLAEDLLQETLVRMEKGLWRFEGRSSLKTWAFTIAAHVAADHFRAPENSMDIVDIDTTSELADLDPSIHERLVVSEMNACVRQVIDSLPCDFRTALVLHDLEGMSAKEVASICGCSLATAKIRIHRARARLKKRLERKCDFQHDDGVLRCDLKTSPSLPRIAPDI; from the coding sequence TTGCCATCACCCGCACATCGCCGCTTCCATGAGATCGCCACCGATTTATCGCCAGCCTTGACGAGCTACCTGCGGAGATTCACCGGAGACCCGACCCTCGCGGAGGATCTCCTCCAGGAAACGCTTGTCAGGATGGAAAAAGGGCTTTGGCGATTCGAAGGAAGGTCCAGCCTGAAAACCTGGGCGTTCACGATCGCCGCGCATGTGGCGGCCGACCATTTCCGCGCCCCCGAAAACAGCATGGACATCGTGGACATCGACACCACGTCGGAACTGGCCGACCTCGACCCCTCGATTCACGAGCGGTTGGTCGTTTCGGAAATGAACGCCTGCGTGCGCCAGGTGATCGACAGCCTTCCTTGCGATTTCCGAACGGCCCTGGTCCTGCACGACCTCGAGGGCATGAGCGCCAAGGAAGTCGCTTCGATCTGCGGATGTTCCCTTGCCACCGCGAAGATCCGCATCCATCGAGCCCGAGCCCGCCTCAAGAAGCGCTTGGAGCGAAAGTGCGATTTCCAGCACGACGATGGCGTGCTGCGATGCGACCTGAAAACCTCGCCGAGCCTTCCGCGAATCGCCCCCGATATTTGA
- a CDS encoding carboxymuconolactone decarboxylase family protein: protein MTKLTFRELELVSLGAAIASNCVPCIEFHVPAARKAGLTDAQILEAIAKADSIKQVPARKILETARALLNTGSDVCNDPDCGCSATEPKSANACCA from the coding sequence GTGACAAAACTGACCTTCCGCGAACTCGAACTGGTCTCGCTTGGGGCCGCCATCGCCAGCAATTGCGTCCCCTGCATCGAATTCCACGTCCCTGCCGCCCGAAAAGCCGGGCTTACCGACGCCCAGATCCTGGAGGCGATCGCGAAAGCCGACAGCATCAAGCAGGTCCCCGCCCGCAAGATCCTGGAAACCGCTCGCGCCTTGCTGAACACGGGGTCGGATGTCTGCAACGATCCAGACTGCGGATGTTCCGCGACGGAACCCAAGTCCGCCAACGCCTGCTGCGCCTGA
- a CDS encoding AAA family ATPase, producing the protein MTQVLRQHAEQQYADELAALARQDTRTRPSAWKLSPQAVVDYILGAKLPDGTEIVPKYVGQRRLVEICVATLASDRALLLLGVPGTAKSWLSEHLAAAISGDSTLLVQGTAGTGEEHLRYGWNYARLLAEGPSRAALVPSPMLRAMETGAIARVEELTRMGSDVQDALITILSEKTLPIPELGEEVQAVRGFNVIATANDRDRGVNDLSSALRRRFNTVVLPLPASAEEEVDIVARRVSQLGRALEIPAEAAPLEQIRRVVTVFRELRSGLTEDGRTRLKTSTASLSTAEAISVVGNGQILAAHFGDGLLGARDLAAGLVGAVVKDPSQDKAAWLEYLETVAKERDGWKDLYRACREISA; encoded by the coding sequence ATGACGCAGGTACTTCGCCAGCACGCCGAACAGCAATACGCCGACGAGCTCGCCGCCCTGGCGCGCCAGGACACCCGCACGCGGCCCTCCGCCTGGAAGCTTTCCCCCCAGGCGGTGGTGGATTACATCCTGGGCGCCAAACTTCCCGACGGGACGGAAATTGTCCCAAAGTACGTGGGCCAGCGCCGGTTGGTGGAGATCTGCGTGGCCACCCTGGCCAGCGATCGCGCCCTGCTGCTTTTGGGCGTGCCCGGCACCGCCAAATCGTGGCTGTCCGAGCACCTGGCGGCGGCGATTTCCGGCGATTCCACCCTGCTGGTGCAAGGCACCGCGGGAACCGGCGAGGAACATCTGCGCTACGGCTGGAACTACGCGCGCTTGCTGGCAGAAGGCCCTTCGCGCGCGGCCTTGGTGCCCTCGCCCATGTTGCGCGCCATGGAAACCGGTGCGATCGCGCGCGTCGAAGAACTCACCCGCATGGGTTCGGACGTGCAGGACGCCCTCATCACGATCCTCTCCGAAAAGACGCTTCCCATCCCCGAGTTGGGCGAGGAAGTGCAGGCCGTGCGCGGCTTCAACGTGATCGCCACCGCCAACGACCGCGACCGAGGCGTCAACGACCTTTCCAGCGCGCTGCGCCGACGCTTCAACACCGTGGTATTGCCCCTTCCCGCATCGGCGGAAGAAGAAGTGGACATCGTCGCGCGTCGCGTTTCCCAACTGGGTCGCGCCCTGGAAATCCCCGCCGAGGCCGCCCCGTTGGAGCAGATCCGCCGGGTGGTCACGGTGTTCCGCGAACTGCGCTCGGGCCTCACCGAAGACGGACGCACGCGCCTGAAGACCTCCACGGCGAGCCTGTCCACCGCCGAAGCGATTTCCGTGGTGGGCAATGGTCAGATTCTGGCAGCACATTTCGGGGACGGCCTGCTGGGAGCCCGCGACCTGGCCGCCGGCCTGGTCGGCGCCGTGGTGAAGGATCCTTCGCAGGACAAGGCCGCCTGGCTGGAATACCTGGAGACGGTGGCCAAGGAACGCGACGGATGGAAGGACCTCTACCGCGCCTGCCGCGAGATCTCGGCTTGA
- a CDS encoding DUF4194 domain-containing protein, producing MNILETTLSTPAPWAGAALRLLQGVVYGEDSEWRLLREHETSLREHFLQIGLELVVDESEAFAWLRQRESEEGETALPRLVRRAPLTWEQTLLCVLLRDRLLQFDRANEPDGRLVLTTEDFREMLLPFLPESGDAAKLERRINGLRAKAEELGFVRGFSAPSGTCYEVRRILKARLPVEDLERIRDTVLAWKSSVNGED from the coding sequence TTGAACATCTTGGAAACGACTCTTTCCACTCCAGCTCCATGGGCGGGCGCCGCCTTGCGTCTGTTGCAAGGTGTGGTCTATGGCGAGGACAGCGAATGGCGCCTCCTCCGGGAGCACGAAACATCGCTGCGCGAGCATTTCCTGCAAATCGGATTGGAGCTGGTGGTCGACGAGTCGGAAGCATTCGCCTGGCTGCGACAACGCGAAAGCGAAGAGGGGGAAACCGCCCTCCCGCGGTTGGTGCGACGCGCCCCTCTCACCTGGGAACAAACGCTCTTGTGCGTATTGTTGCGCGACCGCCTGTTGCAGTTTGACCGCGCCAACGAACCCGACGGCAGGCTGGTGCTGACCACAGAAGACTTCCGCGAAATGCTCCTGCCGTTCTTGCCGGAATCCGGGGACGCCGCCAAGCTGGAGCGGCGCATCAACGGCTTGCGCGCCAAAGCCGAGGAACTGGGCTTCGTTCGCGGGTTTTCGGCACCTTCCGGCACTTGCTACGAAGTGCGCCGCATCCTGAAGGCACGCCTTCCGGTGGAAGACCTGGAACGCATCCGCGACACGGTGTTGGCCTGGAAAAGTTCCGTCAACGGGGAAGACTGA
- a CDS encoding DUF3375 domain-containing protein produces MDPTELSRRMARSAALKLLRSEHAPYVLALADDAFRQKGRSEVGESEILERLAALLEQHTALAGEEAENQAKRWLALWCDDDHRWMRRSWVKSRDERSVQLRPDTERALRWMQEMDPRDFVGTESRFEQIVALLRQLSERTTSDPVARIRELEENRDRIQGEIDRIRLTGEVDVYTEVQVRERLQGVRDGAGWLLGDFREVEERFREIGREVQERRLEGLLSKGGIVGDLLDADDALRSSPQGQSFESFHRLLLAPDGQDELLRLVEKVARLPEVDGDTDQIRMLRELLDRFLASAEQIEGAVRSMAGQIRRVLDERRAGEDRRARELVDEIRRLALSMRGRTFPRHDAHTAPLGIQTDLPLERPLWEPTTPVRFDGQIVDLARVDLDERVDQLFHRVPVDLMELEEALSVYLDTHGASTLGTVLSAHPLRQGLPELVGWLKVCAKRTDLERSDDTELVEMTDRLAGTSLSVRIPRWRLGAGESVVS; encoded by the coding sequence GTGGATCCCACCGAACTCTCCAGACGCATGGCTCGCTCGGCGGCGCTGAAGCTCCTTCGCTCCGAGCATGCGCCATACGTTTTGGCGCTGGCCGACGACGCGTTTCGTCAGAAGGGGCGGTCCGAGGTCGGGGAAAGCGAAATCCTCGAGCGACTGGCCGCCTTGCTGGAACAGCACACCGCACTCGCGGGGGAAGAGGCGGAAAACCAAGCCAAGCGCTGGCTGGCACTTTGGTGCGACGACGACCACCGCTGGATGCGCCGCTCGTGGGTGAAAAGCCGGGACGAGCGCTCGGTGCAGCTTCGGCCCGACACCGAGCGCGCCCTGCGATGGATGCAGGAGATGGACCCGCGCGACTTCGTGGGCACCGAAAGCCGGTTCGAGCAGATCGTGGCCTTGCTGCGCCAGCTCTCCGAGCGGACCACGTCCGACCCCGTCGCGCGCATCCGGGAGCTGGAGGAAAACCGCGACCGGATCCAAGGAGAAATTGACAGAATCCGCCTTACCGGCGAAGTGGACGTGTACACGGAAGTCCAGGTGAGGGAGCGCCTGCAAGGGGTCCGCGATGGAGCCGGTTGGCTGCTGGGGGACTTCCGCGAGGTGGAGGAACGCTTTCGCGAAATCGGTCGCGAGGTGCAGGAGCGCCGTCTGGAGGGGCTCCTCTCCAAAGGTGGGATCGTTGGCGACCTCTTGGACGCCGACGATGCATTGCGTTCGAGTCCGCAGGGCCAGAGCTTCGAATCCTTCCACCGCCTGCTGTTGGCTCCGGACGGACAGGACGAGCTTCTGCGCCTGGTGGAGAAAGTCGCGCGCCTGCCGGAAGTCGACGGCGACACCGACCAGATCCGGATGCTCCGCGAATTGCTGGACCGGTTTCTGGCCTCCGCCGAACAGATCGAAGGGGCGGTGCGTTCCATGGCCGGCCAGATCCGCCGGGTGCTGGACGAACGACGCGCCGGCGAAGACCGCCGTGCCCGCGAGCTGGTGGACGAAATCCGTCGTCTGGCTCTATCCATGCGTGGACGAACATTCCCTCGCCACGATGCCCACACGGCTCCTTTGGGCATCCAGACGGATCTTCCGTTGGAAAGGCCACTCTGGGAGCCGACCACACCCGTCCGGTTCGATGGGCAGATCGTGGACCTCGCCCGTGTCGACCTCGATGAACGCGTCGATCAACTCTTCCACCGCGTTCCCGTCGATTTGATGGAACTGGAAGAGGCCTTGTCCGTGTATCTGGACACCCACGGCGCCTCCACCTTGGGAACCGTCCTGTCGGCCCACCCCCTCCGCCAGGGCTTGCCCGAGCTGGTGGGCTGGCTGAAGGTGTGCGCCAAACGCACCGATTTGGAACGCTCCGACGACACCGAACTCGTGGAGATGACCGACCGCTTGGCTGGCACGAGCCTCAGCGTACGGATCCCTCGCTGGCGCCTCGGCGCAGGCGAATCGGTCGTATCTTGA
- a CDS encoding SWIM zinc finger family protein — protein sequence MSLTVESVLDLAPDPGSAKAGRDLAKVSKWTLLQRDDRALWGLCPGSGKDPYQTRIDLSGPAFKCSCPSRKFPCKHGLGLLLAHVEHPEAFGAATQPGWVSEWIAGRDQREERKVAPKPADSQPDPAAREKRQAARDAKVDAGIADLSARLDDLLGQGLSWARDQSPAYWEGMAARMVDAQAPGLAREVRELGELVHAGSDWASRMAEKIGRIHLLLEAGARRTSLSAPVRSALEARLGFPVRESDLLEGETTSDDWHVLGRRTGEDEGIRWRRTWLRGEKSGRFALMVAFAGGREPLDPGPGVGARLRADAHWQSAPLPRRAVLSRPEPLPESDIPGGFLGFRNALEHTASEIALDPLQERFPWLVESITFEPCADGFSARDAQGLALPLSVGDLAAWRLVAGAAGRPAPLFAEWDGQILTPLAVFLPEPWTFP from the coding sequence ATGAGTCTGACGGTCGAATCCGTCCTGGATCTGGCCCCCGACCCCGGCTCCGCCAAGGCGGGACGGGATCTGGCCAAGGTCTCGAAATGGACGTTGCTGCAGCGCGACGACCGCGCCCTCTGGGGACTGTGCCCCGGGTCCGGAAAGGATCCCTACCAGACACGCATCGACCTTTCGGGGCCTGCGTTCAAATGCAGTTGTCCCAGCCGCAAATTCCCCTGCAAGCACGGCCTGGGATTGCTGCTGGCCCATGTGGAACACCCCGAGGCCTTCGGTGCGGCCACGCAACCCGGATGGGTCTCGGAGTGGATCGCTGGTCGCGACCAACGCGAAGAACGCAAAGTCGCGCCGAAGCCGGCGGATTCCCAGCCTGATCCCGCCGCACGGGAAAAGCGCCAAGCCGCGCGCGACGCCAAGGTGGACGCGGGCATCGCCGACTTGTCGGCCCGTTTGGACGACCTGCTCGGACAAGGGTTGTCGTGGGCTCGCGACCAGTCGCCCGCCTATTGGGAGGGAATGGCCGCGCGCATGGTCGACGCCCAGGCCCCCGGGCTGGCCCGCGAAGTGCGCGAACTGGGAGAACTCGTCCACGCCGGATCCGACTGGGCTTCGCGCATGGCCGAAAAGATCGGACGCATCCACCTGCTGCTGGAAGCGGGCGCCCGACGCACATCGCTGTCCGCACCCGTCCGATCGGCCCTCGAGGCGCGACTGGGCTTCCCCGTACGGGAATCTGACTTGTTGGAAGGGGAGACCACCTCGGACGACTGGCACGTGCTGGGCCGGCGCACGGGCGAGGACGAAGGGATCCGGTGGCGTCGCACCTGGCTTCGCGGAGAGAAGTCCGGCCGGTTCGCGCTTATGGTGGCCTTCGCCGGCGGCAGGGAGCCCCTCGACCCCGGACCCGGTGTCGGAGCGCGATTGCGCGCGGATGCCCACTGGCAATCCGCACCCCTGCCGCGCCGCGCCGTCCTTTCGCGACCGGAGCCCCTGCCGGAATCAGACATCCCTGGTGGATTCCTCGGATTCCGGAACGCCTTGGAACACACCGCCTCGGAAATCGCCCTGGATCCGCTCCAGGAGAGGTTCCCCTGGCTTGTGGAATCCATCACGTTCGAACCCTGCGCCGACGGGTTTTCGGCCCGCGACGCCCAAGGCCTGGCCCTACCTTTGAGCGTGGGCGATCTCGCGGCCTGGAGGCTGGTGGCCGGCGCGGCGGGAAGGCCTGCACCCCTCTTCGCGGAATGGGATGGTCAGATTCTGACTCCGCTGGCCGTGTTCCTCCCCGAACCCTGGACCTTTCCGTGA